In one Pseudomonas sp. R84 genomic region, the following are encoded:
- a CDS encoding bifunctional transcriptional activator/DNA repair protein Ada — MNIQTAVLPPHAEMVRAMLERDTAYEGVFFTAVKTTGIFCRPSCTARKPKPENVEFFAHADECMSAGYRACLRCKPLDAAAIAPDWVQRLLKAVEADPELRWSDAQLLAEGIEPLKLRRWFKQHFGMTFHAWLRTRQLGMALGGIRQGTSIDHAAFDSGYESLSGFRDAFQKSFHITPGRAEQSEPLLFTRLTTPLGPMIAMAERRGLVLLEFLDRPALTREVEELQNRYGYAVAPGHNAHLQQIEQQLVEYFAGKLNTFTVPLHLPGSEFARQVWSALLQIPYGHTSTYGAIAASLGKPGASRAVGLANGHNRLSIVVPCHRVIGADGSLTGYGGGQPRKAFLLRLENAAVQLTQSLAF, encoded by the coding sequence ATGAACATACAAACCGCTGTCCTGCCGCCCCACGCCGAAATGGTTCGCGCCATGCTTGAACGCGACACTGCCTATGAAGGCGTGTTCTTCACGGCTGTGAAAACCACCGGGATCTTTTGCCGCCCCAGTTGCACGGCGCGCAAGCCGAAACCGGAGAACGTAGAGTTCTTCGCCCATGCCGACGAATGCATGTCGGCCGGCTATCGCGCTTGCTTGCGCTGCAAGCCGCTGGACGCCGCCGCCATCGCGCCGGACTGGGTGCAGCGCCTGCTCAAAGCCGTGGAGGCCGACCCGGAGCTGCGCTGGAGCGATGCGCAGTTGCTCGCTGAAGGCATCGAACCGCTGAAGCTGCGGCGCTGGTTCAAGCAGCATTTCGGCATGACCTTCCACGCGTGGCTGCGAACGCGCCAGCTGGGCATGGCGCTGGGCGGGATCAGGCAAGGCACCTCGATTGATCACGCCGCGTTTGATTCGGGTTATGAATCGCTCAGCGGCTTTCGTGATGCTTTCCAGAAGTCCTTCCACATCACCCCGGGCCGCGCCGAACAGAGCGAGCCACTGCTGTTCACCCGGCTGACCACGCCGCTGGGGCCGATGATCGCCATGGCCGAACGGCGTGGACTGGTGTTACTGGAGTTTCTCGATCGCCCGGCGCTGACCCGCGAAGTCGAGGAGCTGCAAAATCGCTATGGCTACGCAGTCGCGCCGGGGCACAACGCCCACTTGCAGCAGATCGAGCAGCAACTGGTGGAGTATTTCGCCGGCAAGCTGAACACCTTTACTGTGCCGCTGCACTTGCCCGGCAGCGAGTTTGCCCGGCAGGTCTGGTCAGCGTTGCTGCAAATCCCTTACGGCCACACTAGTACATACGGCGCCATCGCTGCCAGTTTGGGCAAACCCGGCGCCAGTCGCGCAGTAGGCCTGGCCAACGGGCACAATCGGTTATCGATTGTGGTGCCCTGCCATCGGGTGATCGGCGCGGATGGCTCGCTGACTGGCTATGGTGGTGGGCAGCCGCGCAAGGCGTTTCTGCTGAGGCTGGAAAACGCCGCCGTGCAGCTCACCCAATCCCTGGCATTCTGA
- a CDS encoding L,D-transpeptidase family protein gives MFKKYACYLSICLLAAPFVACADEPLPPLETLPTPPAEMPVEPQSPLQAVLISLAQSCPAIAAQLNGPALSQLQAFYQQQDWMPVWASESARLPVLRSQLQLLADDGLNPKRYPIATTAPQDGELCADIDISRNYLQALQDLHYGRLLQSHFEPLWHADDSPRDRQAELLAIAVPGMHDIAVAFDLARPRLAQYQDLRQLYAAQRLTALPQWQAVGNGPLLRPAMEDKRVPELAQRLYSEGYLTHVVGTPDNAYDDVLVDAVKSFQANHSLQADGVVGPGTIAELNISPLIRREQLRVNLERFRWMAQDMEPNGLLVNVAAAELTLYQSGVPVWQTRTQVGRAERQTPLLKSRVTRLTLNPTWTVPPTIWKEDKLPEIRKDQTFLSRQNLQVLDANGQPLAAADIDWDNPGNIMLRQDAGPRNPLGQMVIRFPNPFSVYLHDTPSKALFEKGPRAFSSGCVRVEHPMQLRDLLLTPAEKARTETLLATGTTHEFRLSAPVPILMTYWTAQVDSSGRVRYSPDIYSRDSALLAGLDRAH, from the coding sequence TTGTTCAAAAAGTACGCATGCTACTTGAGCATTTGTTTGCTCGCTGCGCCGTTTGTCGCTTGTGCCGATGAGCCGTTGCCGCCGCTGGAGACATTGCCAACGCCACCGGCGGAAATGCCGGTCGAGCCGCAAAGTCCGTTGCAGGCGGTTTTGATCAGTCTGGCGCAGTCATGCCCGGCGATTGCGGCACAGCTCAACGGCCCGGCGCTGAGTCAATTGCAAGCCTTCTACCAGCAGCAGGACTGGATGCCGGTGTGGGCCAGTGAGTCGGCACGATTGCCGGTGTTGCGCTCGCAATTGCAGCTGTTGGCCGATGATGGTCTCAATCCAAAACGTTACCCGATCGCGACCACGGCGCCGCAGGATGGCGAGTTGTGCGCCGACATCGACATCAGTCGCAACTACCTGCAGGCCCTGCAGGATTTGCACTACGGTCGCCTGCTGCAATCGCACTTCGAACCGCTGTGGCATGCCGATGACAGCCCGCGTGACCGTCAGGCGGAATTGTTGGCGATCGCCGTACCGGGCATGCACGACATTGCCGTCGCGTTCGATCTGGCCCGTCCGCGTCTGGCGCAATATCAGGACTTGCGTCAGCTCTATGCGGCGCAACGGCTCACGGCTTTGCCGCAATGGCAAGCGGTGGGCAACGGGCCGCTGTTGCGCCCGGCCATGGAAGACAAACGTGTGCCGGAACTGGCTCAGCGGCTGTACAGCGAAGGCTACCTGACTCACGTCGTTGGCACGCCTGACAATGCTTATGACGACGTGCTGGTTGATGCGGTGAAGAGTTTTCAGGCCAACCATTCCCTACAGGCTGACGGTGTGGTCGGGCCGGGCACGATTGCCGAACTCAACATCAGTCCGCTAATTCGTCGTGAACAGCTGCGGGTCAACCTCGAACGTTTCCGCTGGATGGCCCAGGACATGGAACCCAATGGCCTGCTGGTCAACGTCGCCGCTGCTGAACTGACGTTGTATCAGAGCGGCGTGCCGGTGTGGCAGACGCGCACTCAGGTGGGTCGCGCCGAGCGCCAGACGCCGTTGCTGAAATCCCGGGTGACACGCCTGACCTTGAACCCGACCTGGACCGTGCCGCCAACCATCTGGAAGGAAGACAAACTGCCGGAAATCCGCAAGGACCAGACCTTCCTCAGCCGCCAGAACCTGCAAGTGCTCGACGCTAACGGTCAGCCGCTGGCGGCAGCGGATATCGACTGGGACAACCCCGGTAACATCATGCTGCGTCAGGACGCCGGGCCGCGTAATCCGCTGGGGCAAATGGTCATCCGCTTCCCCAACCCGTTTTCGGTGTACCTGCACGACACGCCGAGCAAGGCGCTGTTCGAAAAAGGCCCGCGTGCTTTCAGTTCGGGCTGTGTGCGGGTCGAGCATCCGATGCAACTGCGCGATCTGCTGCTCACCCCGGCGGAAAAGGCCCGCACCGAAACCCTGCTGGCCACCGGCACCACCCACGAATTCCGTCTGTCGGCGCCGGTGCCCATCCTGATGACTTACTGGACCGCACAGGTCGACAGCAGCGGCCGTGTGCGTTACTCGCCAGACATTTACAGCCGTGACAGCGCGTTGCTCGCCGGACTCGACCGGGCGCACTAA
- a CDS encoding DoxX family protein, translating to MTTTLSTAVKHLHLNLDRAGTWLAPLTLRLFIAWEFFESGLEKFNGQNWFEDIQDRFPFPFDQLPATLNWELSMWAELIGALAILVGFGTRISAISLIVVTVVATAAVHWPADWSSLSELAQGYAITNKGFGNFKLPAIYLAALLPLVFAGAGKLSVDAWLARVFWNRSTR from the coding sequence ATGACCACCACTCTTTCAACCGCCGTCAAACACCTGCACCTGAACCTCGACCGCGCCGGCACCTGGCTCGCCCCGCTGACACTGCGCCTGTTCATCGCCTGGGAGTTCTTCGAATCCGGGCTGGAGAAATTCAACGGGCAGAACTGGTTCGAAGACATTCAGGACAGATTCCCCTTCCCGTTCGATCAACTGCCGGCAACGCTGAACTGGGAACTGTCGATGTGGGCCGAGCTGATCGGTGCGCTAGCGATTCTGGTGGGGTTCGGCACGCGCATCTCAGCGATTTCGCTGATCGTGGTCACTGTCGTCGCCACCGCCGCCGTGCACTGGCCCGCTGACTGGTCGTCACTGAGTGAATTGGCACAGGGTTATGCGATCACTAACAAAGGCTTCGGCAACTTCAAGCTGCCGGCGATTTACCTCGCCGCGTTGCTACCGTTGGTATTCGCCGGAGCGGGCAAGTTGAGTGTCGATGCGTGGTTGGCGCGGGTGTTCTGGAACAGAAGCACCCGCTGA
- a CDS encoding LysR family transcriptional regulator: MSTPDLNLLITLDVLLREGSVVRAAKCLRLSPSAMSRALARLRETTGDPLLVRAGRGLVPTPRALELRERVSLLVQDAEAVLRPAEVLDPSRLQRTFTLRNTDGFVETFAAALLARIAEEAPGVRLRFVQKADKDSTPLREGRVDLETGVVDDSTDPTLHSRILFQDQWIGVVREGHPLSTGKITSKRFAGGEHILISRRGRSSGPVDEALLAFGLTRDIVTSFGGFSAALTLVRESELIATVPQRHTSKLRTGLHSFALPFAMPDISVSMLWHPRMDADPAHRWLRDCVRQVCA; encoded by the coding sequence ATGAGCACTCCGGATCTGAACCTGCTGATCACCCTCGACGTCTTGCTGCGCGAAGGCAGCGTCGTCCGTGCCGCGAAATGCCTGCGATTGAGCCCTTCGGCCATGAGTCGCGCCCTCGCCCGTCTGCGCGAAACCACCGGTGATCCGTTGCTGGTGCGCGCGGGGCGGGGCCTGGTGCCAACGCCGCGTGCATTGGAGTTGCGCGAGCGAGTCAGTCTGTTGGTGCAGGACGCCGAAGCGGTTTTACGGCCAGCCGAAGTGCTCGACCCCAGCCGGTTGCAACGCACCTTCACCCTGCGCAACACCGACGGCTTTGTCGAAACCTTCGCCGCCGCCCTGCTCGCGCGTATCGCCGAAGAGGCGCCTGGTGTGCGTCTGCGTTTTGTGCAGAAAGCCGACAAGGACAGCACGCCGCTGCGCGAGGGCCGCGTCGATCTGGAAACCGGCGTGGTCGATGACAGCACCGACCCGACGCTGCACAGCCGCATCCTGTTTCAGGATCAGTGGATTGGTGTGGTGCGTGAGGGGCATCCCTTGAGCACGGGAAAAATCACCAGCAAGCGCTTTGCCGGCGGCGAGCACATTCTGATCTCCCGACGCGGGCGCAGCAGTGGCCCGGTCGACGAAGCCTTACTCGCGTTCGGACTGACGCGGGACATCGTCACTTCATTCGGTGGATTCTCGGCGGCGCTGACGCTGGTGCGTGAATCAGAGCTGATCGCCACGGTCCCGCAGCGTCATACCAGCAAACTGCGCACGGGCCTGCACAGTTTCGCCCTGCCCTTTGCGATGCCGGACATCAGCGTGTCGATGCTCTGGCATCCGCGCATGGACGCTGACCCGGCGCATCGCTGGTTGCGCGATTGTGTACGGCAGGTCTGCGCTTAA
- a CDS encoding heavy metal sensor histidine kinase, with protein MSGHRPYSLTLRLALVFALLAFASLAGLGAALYNELEQQLIRRDDTALVSRVDQLRTFLNDSNALELIKNKPALFQNMLGNREALLTIGTPGQTPLLVVNPGNLKPPTLPAVPIDQAMTLKDVQHLPSVDGVPFSAVAASIDSGELGNLQVTTGRLMSERTAMLANYRLSVYGLASLAALLLAVVGCLLVYRGLLPLRRLAKHAHGIGVGNLGERLASSGAPRELQPMIEAFNAMLDRLAKGFAQLSQVSTDMAHELRTPINNLLGETQVALQQNRSIEAYQQLLASNVEELERLTRMLDNMLFLARTDPASALSQRQELDAADEMQRIADYFEGLAADVGVCIEARGSGVIWAEPMLLRRALANLCANAIKYGAANSTVQVEATAEADGSYLRVRNHGATIAPEHLARLFERFYRVDQSRERSAQSNGLGLSIVATIMQLHQGRYSASSADGVTCFELFFPARQST; from the coding sequence ATGAGCGGCCATCGCCCTTATTCGCTGACCTTGCGCCTGGCGCTGGTGTTCGCCCTGCTAGCGTTCGCTTCGCTGGCCGGTCTCGGTGCCGCGCTGTACAACGAACTGGAGCAACAGTTGATCCGCCGTGATGACACCGCGCTGGTCAGCCGTGTCGATCAACTGCGCACCTTTCTCAACGACAGCAACGCCCTGGAGCTGATCAAGAACAAACCGGCGCTGTTCCAGAACATGCTCGGTAACCGCGAAGCGCTGCTGACCATTGGCACGCCGGGGCAAACGCCGTTGCTGGTGGTCAACCCGGGTAATCTGAAGCCGCCGACGTTGCCGGCGGTGCCCATCGACCAGGCGATGACGCTCAAGGACGTGCAGCATCTGCCGAGTGTCGACGGCGTGCCGTTTTCGGCAGTGGCAGCGAGTATCGATTCCGGCGAACTGGGCAATCTGCAAGTCACCACCGGGCGCCTGATGAGCGAGCGCACCGCGATGCTCGCCAATTACCGCTTGAGTGTTTATGGCCTCGCCTCGCTGGCGGCGCTGTTGCTGGCGGTGGTCGGTTGTTTGCTGGTGTATCGCGGTTTGCTGCCGTTGCGGCGACTGGCGAAGCACGCTCACGGTATCGGCGTCGGCAATCTTGGCGAACGGCTTGCCAGCAGCGGTGCGCCGCGAGAATTGCAGCCAATGATCGAAGCCTTTAATGCCATGCTTGATCGACTCGCCAAGGGCTTTGCACAGTTGAGTCAGGTGTCCACCGACATGGCCCACGAGTTGCGCACGCCGATCAACAATCTGCTTGGCGAAACCCAGGTTGCGCTGCAGCAGAACCGCAGCATCGAGGCCTATCAGCAATTGCTCGCTTCCAATGTTGAAGAGCTCGAACGTTTGACGCGGATGCTCGACAACATGCTGTTTCTCGCCCGTACCGATCCGGCCAGTGCCCTGAGCCAGCGCCAGGAGCTGGACGCGGCGGATGAAATGCAGCGCATTGCCGATTACTTTGAAGGGCTGGCAGCGGATGTCGGTGTATGTATCGAGGCGCGCGGCAGCGGTGTGATCTGGGCCGAGCCGATGCTGTTAAGGCGCGCGTTGGCCAATCTGTGCGCCAATGCGATCAAGTACGGCGCGGCGAATTCGACGGTGCAGGTGGAAGCGACTGCCGAAGCGGATGGCAGTTATTTACGGGTAAGAAACCACGGCGCGACCATTGCGCCGGAACATCTGGCGCGACTGTTCGAACGCTTCTACCGCGTTGATCAATCCCGTGAGCGCTCGGCGCAATCGAATGGGCTGGGCTTGTCGATTGTCGCGACCATCATGCAGTTGCATCAGGGCCGCTACAGCGCCAGCAGTGCCGATGGCGTCACCTGCTTCGAACTGTTCTTCCCCGCCCGGCAATCAACATAA
- a CDS encoding MFS transporter: MPREPLSTPARWALTSLALSMLMPSLDTSIANAGLPILATAFEATFQQVQWIVLAYLLAITTLIVSVGRLGDGFGRRRLLLIGIGIFTSASLACALAPGLGWLIGARAVQGVGAAIMFALTVALVSEAVPKSRAGSAMGLLATMSATGTSLGPSLGGLLMTHVGWQAIFLLNVPLGLLNIWLVYRFLPADRVTGLRAAFDYSGSAVLVLTLAAYALAMTLEGLMLPLLLASLCGAGLFIGVEMKAKSPLICLSLFSDPRLSGSLTLTLLVTTVMMTTLVVGPFYLSRGLGLSNAAVGLALSVGPLLSAFGGVPAGRLVDRFGARRIVPGALLGIACGCSLLALLPMSLGLPAYLLPIAVVAVGYALFQAANNTGLMAGVRQERRGVVSAMLGLARNLGLITGAAVMGAVFALAAGDPTQAPATAIASGLHITFGVAVALMLMALIINRAQFNCRSEPAREEAGTANISGD; encoded by the coding sequence ATGCCCCGAGAACCCTTGAGCACTCCCGCCCGATGGGCACTGACCAGTCTGGCTCTGTCGATGTTGATGCCGTCGCTGGACACCAGCATCGCCAATGCTGGGCTGCCGATTCTGGCGACGGCGTTTGAAGCGACATTTCAACAGGTGCAGTGGATCGTGCTGGCTTACCTGTTGGCGATCACCACGCTGATCGTCAGTGTCGGACGTCTGGGCGATGGCTTCGGTCGACGTCGACTGCTGTTGATCGGGATCGGCATTTTCACCAGCGCCTCGTTGGCTTGCGCATTGGCTCCGGGACTGGGCTGGCTGATTGGCGCGCGGGCGGTGCAAGGCGTTGGCGCGGCGATCATGTTCGCCTTGACGGTGGCGCTGGTGTCAGAAGCCGTGCCCAAATCGCGGGCGGGTAGCGCGATGGGGTTGCTGGCGACGATGTCGGCGACGGGCACCAGTCTCGGGCCGTCGCTGGGCGGGCTGTTGATGACGCATGTCGGCTGGCAGGCGATATTTTTACTCAACGTGCCATTGGGTTTGCTCAATATTTGGCTGGTGTACCGCTTTTTGCCAGCGGATCGGGTAACAGGGTTGCGCGCAGCGTTCGATTATTCTGGCAGCGCAGTGTTGGTGCTGACGCTGGCGGCCTATGCGCTGGCAATGACGCTTGAAGGTTTGATGTTGCCATTGCTGCTGGCCAGCCTGTGCGGCGCAGGATTGTTCATCGGGGTCGAGATGAAGGCCAAGTCGCCGCTGATTTGCTTGTCACTGTTCAGCGATCCTCGACTGAGCGGTAGCCTGACGCTGACGTTGCTGGTGACGACGGTGATGATGACCACGCTGGTGGTCGGACCGTTTTACCTCAGCCGTGGATTGGGTCTGAGCAATGCTGCGGTTGGCCTGGCGTTATCGGTCGGGCCATTGCTGTCTGCGTTTGGTGGTGTACCTGCGGGACGTTTGGTGGATCGCTTCGGCGCGCGACGGATCGTGCCGGGTGCGTTGCTCGGGATTGCCTGCGGTTGCAGCTTGTTGGCGCTGTTGCCGATGAGTCTGGGGCTGCCCGCCTATTTGCTGCCGATTGCCGTAGTCGCCGTCGGTTATGCGCTGTTTCAGGCGGCGAACAACACCGGGTTGATGGCCGGAGTTCGTCAGGAGCGACGCGGTGTAGTCTCGGCGATGCTCGGGCTGGCGCGCAACCTCGGCTTGATCACGGGGGCAGCGGTGATGGGCGCGGTGTTTGCGCTGGCGGCGGGGGATCCGACACAGGCGCCGGCTACGGCGATTGCCAGCGGATTGCACATCACTTTTGGCGTCGCGGTGGCGTTGATGCTCATGGCGTTGATCATCAACCGAGCGCAGTTCAACTGTAGGAGCGAGCCTGCTCGCGAAGAGGCCGGCACAGCCAATATCTCCGGTGACTGA
- a CDS encoding heavy metal response regulator transcription factor, which yields MNILVVEDEPKAGNYLLNGLQELGYSVSLARDGADGLHLALEHSFDVIVLDVMMPKMDGWEVLRRLRKEADTPVLFLTARDDIADRVKGLELGADDYLIKPFSFAELVARLRTLTRRGPIHEDEQLQVADLQIDVLKRRVSRAGVRITLTNKEFALLQLFASHTGQVLARSLIASRVWDMNFDSDTNVVDVAVRRLRAKIDDPFQLKLIHSVRGIGYRFDTQP from the coding sequence ATGAATATTCTGGTTGTCGAAGACGAACCCAAGGCGGGCAACTACCTGCTCAACGGTCTGCAGGAACTGGGTTACAGCGTCAGTCTCGCCCGCGACGGTGCCGACGGGCTGCACCTGGCGCTGGAACACAGTTTCGATGTGATCGTGCTCGATGTGATGATGCCGAAAATGGATGGCTGGGAAGTCCTGCGCCGGTTGCGCAAGGAAGCCGACACACCGGTGCTGTTCCTCACCGCCCGCGATGACATCGCTGACCGCGTCAAAGGCCTCGAACTGGGCGCCGACGATTACCTGATCAAGCCGTTTTCCTTCGCCGAACTGGTGGCGCGCCTGCGCACTCTGACCCGGCGCGGGCCGATTCATGAAGACGAACAACTGCAAGTCGCCGACCTGCAGATTGACGTGCTCAAACGCCGCGTGAGCCGTGCTGGGGTGCGCATCACCCTGACCAACAAGGAGTTCGCCTTGTTGCAGTTGTTCGCCAGCCATACCGGGCAGGTTCTCGCCCGTTCGCTGATTGCCTCACGGGTGTGGGACATGAATTTCGACAGCGACACCAATGTGGTCGATGTCGCGGTGCGCCGCTTGCGGGCGAAGATCGATGATCCGTTCCAGCTCAAGCTGATCCACAGCGTGCGCGGCATCGGCTATCGCTTCGATACGCAGCCATGA
- a CDS encoding DNA-3-methyladenine glycosylase, producing the protein MPDAYQAASAFLAALDPHWQRHIAAVGPCLHQPHPARDPYESLVRAIAYQQLHAKAGDAIVGRLVGLFSGQSFPRPEQILATEFERMRSCGFSAGKIATIQGIAQATLDGVVPDYATALAMDDEALIERLISLRGVGRWTVEMLLIYSLERMDILPADDFGVREGYRRMKGLEVQPTRREMVEIGVAWSPFRTVAAWYLWRVPKPLPSP; encoded by the coding sequence ATGCCCGACGCTTATCAGGCGGCCAGCGCGTTTCTGGCCGCGCTCGATCCGCACTGGCAGCGCCATATCGCAGCGGTCGGCCCGTGTCTGCATCAACCTCATCCTGCGCGTGATCCGTATGAGTCGCTGGTGCGGGCGATTGCTTATCAGCAACTGCATGCCAAGGCTGGCGATGCGATTGTCGGGCGGCTGGTGGGGTTGTTTTCCGGGCAATCCTTTCCGCGACCGGAGCAGATTCTTGCGACGGAGTTTGAGCGCATGCGCAGTTGCGGGTTTTCGGCGGGCAAGATTGCGACGATTCAGGGGATTGCTCAGGCAACGCTGGATGGCGTGGTGCCGGATTACGCTACGGCGCTGGCGATGGATGATGAAGCGTTGATTGAGCGCCTGATCAGCCTGCGCGGAGTGGGTCGCTGGACGGTGGAGATGTTGCTGATTTACAGCCTGGAGCGCATGGATATTCTGCCGGCGGATGACTTTGGCGTGCGTGAGGGATATCGGCGGATGAAGGGACTGGAGGTGCAGCCAACGCGTAGGGAGATGGTTGAGATTGGGGTGGCTTGGAGTCCTTTTCGGACGGTGGCGGCTTGGTATTTGTGGCGGGTGCCTAAACCGTTGCCCTCACCCTAG
- a CDS encoding isocitrate lyase/phosphoenolpyruvate mutase family protein, which produces MNALATQFHQLHQQGLLILTNVADATGARLVEHLGGKAVATSSAAVAWAHGYPDGNTLPLERLVSTVESIARVISIPLTVDVEAGYSDDLGRVAEVLDAVIAAGAVGINIEDGSADPELLARKIEVARQVAGKRDVQLFINARTDVYLKSLVPAEDRVAETLRRAALYQAAGADGLFAAGVTSAYEIEAICKGTALPVNVLSFACLPSPEELQALGVRRLSAGSGIAEFLYGAMGGLVKSFLASGKLDTHDLKAFSYGEVNGLLK; this is translated from the coding sequence ATGAACGCGCTCGCTACGCAGTTTCACCAGTTGCACCAGCAAGGCCTGTTGATTCTGACCAATGTCGCCGACGCCACCGGTGCGCGACTGGTCGAGCACCTGGGCGGTAAAGCCGTGGCCACCAGCAGTGCGGCGGTGGCCTGGGCCCACGGTTACCCGGACGGCAACACCCTGCCTCTTGAACGTCTGGTGTCGACCGTGGAATCGATCGCCCGGGTGATCAGTATTCCATTGACCGTGGATGTCGAGGCCGGCTATTCCGACGACCTCGGGCGCGTGGCGGAAGTGCTGGATGCGGTGATCGCGGCGGGTGCCGTGGGGATCAATATCGAGGACGGTTCCGCCGATCCTGAGTTGCTCGCGCGCAAGATCGAAGTGGCGCGACAGGTCGCCGGCAAGCGCGATGTCCAGTTGTTCATCAATGCGCGCACCGATGTCTATCTGAAAAGCCTGGTGCCGGCCGAGGATCGCGTCGCCGAGACCCTGCGCCGCGCGGCGCTCTATCAAGCGGCCGGCGCCGATGGCTTGTTCGCGGCAGGCGTGACGTCGGCCTATGAAATCGAGGCCATCTGCAAAGGCACTGCGCTGCCGGTCAACGTGCTTAGTTTCGCTTGCCTGCCTTCGCCTGAAGAACTGCAAGCGCTGGGCGTGCGCCGCTTGAGCGCGGGTTCCGGCATTGCCGAATTCCTCTATGGCGCAATGGGTGGGCTGGTGAAAAGCTTTCTCGCCAGCGGCAAACTCGATACCCATGACCTCAAGGCGTTCAGCTACGGCGAAGTCAACGGCCTGCTGAAATAA
- a CDS encoding DUF2790 domain-containing protein, with product MKTLLLALTALLATGSVFAANMPDSAVIHDKSGFYVNLDVDKVLSSTDISQACGVVPAQLNYLDHQGREHVLDYQVQGSGCINDH from the coding sequence ATGAAAACCCTCCTGCTCGCCCTCACCGCCCTCCTTGCCACCGGCAGCGTGTTCGCTGCGAACATGCCCGACAGCGCCGTGATTCATGACAAATCCGGCTTCTATGTCAATCTGGATGTCGACAAAGTCCTGTCCAGCACCGATATTTCACAAGCGTGTGGCGTGGTCCCGGCGCAATTGAATTACCTCGACCATCAGGGCCGCGAACATGTGCTGGACTATCAGGTACAAGGCAGCGGCTGCATCAATGACCACTGA
- a CDS encoding murein L,D-transpeptidase catalytic domain family protein, giving the protein MLTFLRRLLLTTATLVVVSSPVFAAGKPSPVLFTSLAHAAPELNPQALKGALNAMQCAVNNGAKPSRHLAIIDYSQPSTERRLWIFDLSKKKLVLRDLVAHGSNSGENFATQFSNVEGSYQSSLGLFRTQESYSGTHGYSLRMDGLEPGFNDMARDRAIVIHAASYVNPLWSKKQGRIGRSQGCPAVRPQIAKQVIDRLKNGQFMFSWYPDQRWLKSSPYLNCQPQQVASILNTHAS; this is encoded by the coding sequence ATGTTGACGTTTTTGCGCCGACTTCTGTTGACCACCGCGACCCTTGTCGTGGTGTCCAGTCCCGTTTTTGCCGCCGGCAAACCATCGCCGGTTCTCTTTACCAGCCTCGCGCACGCCGCGCCAGAACTCAATCCCCAAGCGCTGAAAGGTGCGTTGAACGCCATGCAATGCGCGGTCAACAACGGTGCGAAACCGTCCCGCCACCTGGCGATCATCGACTATTCGCAACCGTCCACCGAACGCCGACTGTGGATCTTCGACCTCAGCAAAAAGAAATTGGTGCTGCGCGATCTGGTTGCTCACGGCTCCAATTCCGGGGAAAACTTCGCCACGCAGTTTTCCAATGTCGAAGGCAGCTACCAGTCCAGCCTTGGCCTGTTCCGCACGCAGGAAAGCTACAGCGGCACCCACGGTTATTCGCTGCGCATGGACGGTCTGGAGCCAGGCTTCAATGACATGGCTCGCGATCGCGCGATCGTCATTCACGCCGCCAGTTATGTGAATCCGTTGTGGAGCAAGAAACAGGGGCGCATCGGCCGCAGCCAGGGTTGCCCAGCGGTTCGGCCACAGATCGCCAAGCAGGTGATCGACCGGTTGAAGAATGGCCAGTTCATGTTTTCGTGGTACCCGGATCAGCGCTGGCTGAAGTCGTCGCCGTATCTGAACTGCCAGCCGCAGCAGGTGGCGAGCATTCTCAATACCCACGCGAGCTGA